A single region of the Nicotiana sylvestris chromosome 6, ASM39365v2, whole genome shotgun sequence genome encodes:
- the LOC138870344 gene encoding uncharacterized protein, which yields MIEQLRGEVDQVKANCNPWKENMDHLATEKEAALANLVSAETQLQGAKEKNSTQAKRIDELEVKLAEAGAEVAEARAEVEKTNATADKTIVVYLRDAEATQTELREDSDREKRSNDLAKFQSRRETLEEIHARGFDLTKEIAQAKVLEADVRFIVFSNDDSDDEAN from the coding sequence ATGATCGAGCAGCTTCGAGGTGAGGTCGATCAGGTTAAGGCCAACTGCAATCCGTGGAAGGAAAACATGGACCACCTTGCTACGGAGAAGGAGGCTGCTCTAGCCAATTTGGTATCGGCTGAGACCCAGCTCCAGGGTGCTAAAGAGAAAAATTCTACCCAGGCCAAAAGGATCGACGAACTCGAGGTCAAACTTGCCGAAGCCGGGGCTGAGGTTGCTGAGGCCAGGGCCGAGGTCGAGAAGACGAATGCCACAGCTGATAAAACCATTGTCGTATACTTAAGGGATGCTGAGGCTACTCAAACGGAGCTAAGGGAAGACTCCGACCGAGAAAAACGGAGTAATGATTTGGCCAAGTTCCAATCCCGGAGGGAGACCCTCGAAGAAATCCATGCTCGAGGTTTCGACCTCACTAAAGAGATAGCTCAAGCGAAGGTGCTCGAAGCTGATGTTAGATTTATCGTCTTCTCCAATGACGACAGTGATGATGAAGCTAACTAA